The following proteins come from a genomic window of Gossypium raimondii isolate GPD5lz chromosome 5, ASM2569854v1, whole genome shotgun sequence:
- the LOC105767051 gene encoding uncharacterized protein LOC105767051, with protein sequence MKLISGGLLIEAEFLRLSHYARGTVATEYECCAKITEDVKRSKRQNREKDRGRFRRDSEPSSSSSRPKKKAKFDGPVRAGVTVARLQPCANCGRHHLGECWKKIGACFRCRSKEHQVKDYLQRPTQMQAVGSTHSYIVCTVSGTLGIKCESTVNEMTVLSPLRQSVKVDKFFRDVPLEVQGVIFLADLMELPFDEFDLILGMDWAEKLVRKGCEAFQAYIDVFDSEGPSIEDVRTIKDFSDVFPDELPGLPPNREVEFLIELLPGTALVSIAPYRMALKPLVELKAQIKELLDRGFIRPSVSP encoded by the exons ATGaagcttatcagtggtggcttact AATTGAGGCAGAGTTTCTGCGACTGAGTCATTATGCACGGGGGACAGTGGCAACTGAGTATGAATGTTGT GCAAAAATTACCGAGGATGTGAAGCGCTCTAAGCGCCAGAACCGTGAGAAAGATAGGGGCCGGTTTAGGAGGGATTCGGAGCCCTCAAGTTCTTCTAGTAGGCCTAAAAAGAAGGCCAAGTTTGATGGGCCAGTTCGAGCTGGGGTTACTGTTGCTAGACTACAACCTTGTGCTAATTGTGGGAGACATCATCTGGGTGAGTGTTGGAAGAAGATTGGGGCATGTTTCAGATGTAGGTCTAAGGAGCATCAAGTTAAAGATTATCTTCAGAGGCCTACTCAGATGCAAGCTGTAG GGTCTACGCATTCATACATTGTATGCACCGTGTCTGGCACATTGGGTATCAAGTGTGAGAGTACTGTTAATGAGATGACTGTGTTAAGTCCACTGAGACAATCGGTTAAGGTAGACAAATTTTTCAGAGATGTGCCCCTAGAGGTTCAAGGAGTTATATTTCTAGCGGATTTGATGGAGctaccatttgatgaatttgatttaattttggggatggattg GGCCGAAAAATTGGTTCGCAAGGGTTGTGAGGCGTTTCAAGCCTATATTGATGTATTTGACTCTGAGGGTCCTTCTATTGAAGATGTTAGAACGATTAAGGATTTTTCTGATGTGTTTCCTGATGAGCTCCCTGGGTTGCCTCCGAATCGTgaagttgaatttttaattgagCTTCTGCCAGGAACGGCTCTAGTGTCTATCGCCCCTTATAGGATGGCACTGAAGCCATTGGTGGAGTTAAAAGCTCAAATCAAAGAACTGTTGGATCGAGGATTCATTCGACCTAGTGTGTCTCCATAG
- the LOC105767052 gene encoding uncharacterized protein LOC105767052: MFTCLNLFDDGSLLAELQVRPTWTEQIKGKQLLDESLVLRFRQVENGETSNFRLNCEGALFFCGIVCVPRDNDLRQSILREEHSSPYAMHPAENKMYRDLHELYWWPGLKREWERVTMDFVSGLPLTTTKKDSVWVIVDRLTKSSHFIPVCTDYFLQKLAKLCRTLTCWSERRVLGPELVFDIEEKVKLIRDRLKEAYDMQKSYADFKRRKIEYSVGDYVFLKVSLWKKILRFGRKVEEFKVRPDLTFEEEPVQILDREVEVLRNKSIPLVKVLWRNHSSEETMWEPEEAM; the protein is encoded by the exons ATGTTTACTTGTCTCAACTTGTTTGATGATGGGAGTTTGTTGGCTGAGTTGCAAGTTAGACCGACATGGACAGAAcagattaagggtaaacagTTGTTGGATGAGTCACTAGTTCTTCGTTTCCGACAAGTTGAGAATGGGGAAACttcaaattttaggttaaattgtGAAGGGGCACTGTTTTTCTGTGGGATAGTTTGTGTACCGAGGGATAATGATTTAAGACAGTCTATTCTGCGAGAGGAGCATAGtagtccttatgctatgcatccagCAGAGAATAAAATGTATCGAGATCTTCATGAGTTGTACTGGTGGCCTGGATTGAAACGTGAA tgggagagagtaaccatggattttgtaaGTGGGCTGCCCTTAACGACTACCAAGAAGGATTCGGTATGGGTCATCGTTGATCGATTGACTAAATCTTCCCATTTCATACCAGTTTGTACTGATTACTTTTTACAGAAGTTGGCTAAACT GTGTCGTACTCTCACCTGTTGGAGCGAACGGCGAGTTCTGGGGCCAGAGTTAGTATTTGATATCGAAGAGAAGGTGAAATTGATTCGAGACCGGTTGAAGGAAGCATATGATATGCAGAAGTCCTACGCGGATTTTAAACGTCGAAAGATTGAGTATTCTGTGGGGGACTATGTATTTCTCAAGGTTTCCCTATGGAAAAAGATACTGAGGTTTGGACGGAAGG TTGAGGAATTCAAGGTTAGGCCAGATCTGACCTTCGAGGAGGAACCAGTGCAGATTTTGGATCGTGAGGTTGAAGTACTAAGGAATAAATCTATTCCTCTAGTCAAGGTGCTTTGGCGTAATCACAGTTCAGAAGAAACCATGTGGGAACCCGAAGAGGCGATGTGA